The following proteins are encoded in a genomic region of Gossypium hirsutum isolate 1008001.06 chromosome D05, Gossypium_hirsutum_v2.1, whole genome shotgun sequence:
- the LOC107906620 gene encoding E3 ubiquitin-protein ligase APD2 isoform X1, giving the protein MEHSADHSQHAPPPPSTVASLPSSASTEVREEESNSGQRLLHRQHRQERRPQSSGGSSYRLNISIYDESRFDVSDDVWYCVIVLIAFWLFAASITLMVGFYGSVSLQISPHSSHLVRPNSFFVQSIEFEESDKQKPGLMVYGFHRPPPLDVEISWTETHDIFIPPNFHKEWLFFLNEGSQVNISYAIRSASSLPLSLVIAQGIESLAKWVEDPSYPNTSLSWNIIYGTGKIQQEIPKSSNYYLAVGNLNTKEVEIQLNFSVKALSYDTSQAYYTCSLGDHLCDLELYLLHPNVAVLSSPGRNEESPNNIWYVKVSYGPRWISYFVGSGVMTVLVLIAFRLWKMKQRRSNVGEMGSQRAPLLAQKDDDIASWGSSYYSLSNDEDEEDPETWQQAATCLEGKPLNDGERSSNNPRHLCVVCFGSPRDCFFLPCGHCATCFTCGTRIAEEAGTCPICRRKMKKVRKVFTV; this is encoded by the exons atggaacATTCAGCAGACCATAGTCAACATGCTCCTCCTCCTCCTTCAACAGTCGCCTCTCTCCCTTCTTCTGCTAGCACAGAAGTCCGTGAAGAAGAAAGTAATAGTGGCCAACGCCTGCTCCACCGCCAGCATCGCCAAGAGCGGCGACCACAATCTTCCGGCGGGTCATCTTATCGTCTCAATATATCAATATACGATGAGTCAAGGTTCGACGTGAGTGATGATGTTTGGTATTGCGTTATTGTTCTTATCGCATTTTGGCTTTTTG CAGCCTCAATAACTCTGATGGTGGGTTTTTATGGATCGGTGAGTTTACAAATCAGTCCACATAGCTCACACCTTGTACGACCCAACTCTTTCTTTGTTCAGTCTATTGAG TTTGAAGAATCGGATAAACAAAAACCAGGGTTAATGGTGTACGGATTTCACAGACCACCTCCTTTAGATGTTGAGATCTCCTGGACTGAAACACATGACATATTTATACCACCTAATTTCCATAAG GAGTGGCTGTTCTTCTTAAACGAAGGGTCGCAAGTGAATATTTCATACGCTATAAGATCCGCCAGCTCCTTACCTCTATCACTTGTCATTGCCCAAG GTATTGAAAGCCTTGCTAAGTGGGTAGAGGATCCGTCATATCCTAATACAAGTTTGTCATGGAATATAATATATG GAACTGGTAAGATCCAACAGGAAATTCCAAAgtcttcaaattattatcttgCTGTGGGGAATTTGAACACTAAGGAGGTTGAG ATACAATTGAACTTCTCAGTGAAGGCTCTAAGTTATGACACAAGTCAAGCGTATTACACATGTTCTTTGGGGGATCATTTGTGTGATTTGGAGCTTTATCTTCTACATCCCAATGTTGCTGTCTTGTCTTCACCTGGTCGTAATGAG GAAAGTCCTAATAACATCTGGTATGTTAAGGTATCTTATGGACCTCGATGGATTTCATATTTTGTCGGATCAG GTGTGATGACCGTCCTAGTATTAATAGCCTTTAGATTATGGAAAATGAAGCAAAGAAGATCCAATGTTGGAGAAATGGGATCACAACGAGCACCATTGCTTGCACAGAAAGACGATGATATCGCAAGCTGGGGTTCATCTTACTATTCCCTATCCAATGACGAGGACGAAGAGGATCCGGAAACATGGCAGCAAGCAGCCACTTGTCTTGAAGGAAAGCCTTTGAATGATGGGGAAAGAAGCAGCAACAACCCTCGGCACCTTTGTGTTGTTTGCTTCGGTTCACCCAGAGATTGTTTCTTTCTTCCTTGTGGACATTGTGCTACCTGTTTCACGTGTGGAACAAG gATTGCGGAAGAAGCTGGTACTTGCCCAATATGTCGTAGGAAGATGAAGAAAGTCCGGAAGGTTTTTACAGTTTAA
- the LOC107906620 gene encoding E3 ubiquitin-protein ligase APD2 isoform X2 has product MEHSADHSQHAPPPPSTVASLPSSASTEVREEESNSGQRLLHRQHRQERRPQSSGGSSYRLNISIYDESRFDVSDDVWYCVIVLIAFWLFASITLMVGFYGSVSLQISPHSSHLVRPNSFFVQSIEFEESDKQKPGLMVYGFHRPPPLDVEISWTETHDIFIPPNFHKEWLFFLNEGSQVNISYAIRSASSLPLSLVIAQGIESLAKWVEDPSYPNTSLSWNIIYGTGKIQQEIPKSSNYYLAVGNLNTKEVEIQLNFSVKALSYDTSQAYYTCSLGDHLCDLELYLLHPNVAVLSSPGRNEESPNNIWYVKVSYGPRWISYFVGSGVMTVLVLIAFRLWKMKQRRSNVGEMGSQRAPLLAQKDDDIASWGSSYYSLSNDEDEEDPETWQQAATCLEGKPLNDGERSSNNPRHLCVVCFGSPRDCFFLPCGHCATCFTCGTRIAEEAGTCPICRRKMKKVRKVFTV; this is encoded by the exons atggaacATTCAGCAGACCATAGTCAACATGCTCCTCCTCCTCCTTCAACAGTCGCCTCTCTCCCTTCTTCTGCTAGCACAGAAGTCCGTGAAGAAGAAAGTAATAGTGGCCAACGCCTGCTCCACCGCCAGCATCGCCAAGAGCGGCGACCACAATCTTCCGGCGGGTCATCTTATCGTCTCAATATATCAATATACGATGAGTCAAGGTTCGACGTGAGTGATGATGTTTGGTATTGCGTTATTGTTCTTATCGCATTTTGGCTTTTTG CCTCAATAACTCTGATGGTGGGTTTTTATGGATCGGTGAGTTTACAAATCAGTCCACATAGCTCACACCTTGTACGACCCAACTCTTTCTTTGTTCAGTCTATTGAG TTTGAAGAATCGGATAAACAAAAACCAGGGTTAATGGTGTACGGATTTCACAGACCACCTCCTTTAGATGTTGAGATCTCCTGGACTGAAACACATGACATATTTATACCACCTAATTTCCATAAG GAGTGGCTGTTCTTCTTAAACGAAGGGTCGCAAGTGAATATTTCATACGCTATAAGATCCGCCAGCTCCTTACCTCTATCACTTGTCATTGCCCAAG GTATTGAAAGCCTTGCTAAGTGGGTAGAGGATCCGTCATATCCTAATACAAGTTTGTCATGGAATATAATATATG GAACTGGTAAGATCCAACAGGAAATTCCAAAgtcttcaaattattatcttgCTGTGGGGAATTTGAACACTAAGGAGGTTGAG ATACAATTGAACTTCTCAGTGAAGGCTCTAAGTTATGACACAAGTCAAGCGTATTACACATGTTCTTTGGGGGATCATTTGTGTGATTTGGAGCTTTATCTTCTACATCCCAATGTTGCTGTCTTGTCTTCACCTGGTCGTAATGAG GAAAGTCCTAATAACATCTGGTATGTTAAGGTATCTTATGGACCTCGATGGATTTCATATTTTGTCGGATCAG GTGTGATGACCGTCCTAGTATTAATAGCCTTTAGATTATGGAAAATGAAGCAAAGAAGATCCAATGTTGGAGAAATGGGATCACAACGAGCACCATTGCTTGCACAGAAAGACGATGATATCGCAAGCTGGGGTTCATCTTACTATTCCCTATCCAATGACGAGGACGAAGAGGATCCGGAAACATGGCAGCAAGCAGCCACTTGTCTTGAAGGAAAGCCTTTGAATGATGGGGAAAGAAGCAGCAACAACCCTCGGCACCTTTGTGTTGTTTGCTTCGGTTCACCCAGAGATTGTTTCTTTCTTCCTTGTGGACATTGTGCTACCTGTTTCACGTGTGGAACAAG gATTGCGGAAGAAGCTGGTACTTGCCCAATATGTCGTAGGAAGATGAAGAAAGTCCGGAAGGTTTTTACAGTTTAA